From one Rhodoferax sp. PAMC 29310 genomic stretch:
- the dnaJ gene encoding molecular chaperone DnaJ: MAKRDFYEVLGVPKNASDDEIKKAYRKHAMKHHPDRNQGDASKAAEEKFKESKEAYEMLSDPQKRAAYDQHGFAGVDPNMRGGPGGDNMGGFGEAFSDIFGDMFGQQRGRAGGGGRQVFRGSDLSYAMEVTLEEAAKGKDAQIRIPSWDNCELCQGSGAKPGTQAKTCGTCAGSGQVQMRQGFFSVQQTCPTCRGNGKVIAEPCTGCHGQGKIKKQKTLEVKIPAGIDGGMRIRSSGNGEPGTNGGPPGDLYIEIRLKKHDIFERDGDDIHCSVPISIITASLGGEIDVPTLAGKAAIDIPEGTQTGKQFRLRGKGIKGVRASYPGDLYCHITVETPVKLSEHQRKLLKELDDSLKKGGGKHSPGGDSWANRLKNLFS; the protein is encoded by the coding sequence ATGGCTAAAAGAGATTTTTACGAGGTTCTTGGTGTCCCCAAGAACGCGTCTGACGACGAAATCAAAAAGGCATATCGCAAACATGCGATGAAGCACCACCCTGACCGCAATCAGGGCGACGCCTCCAAGGCCGCCGAAGAGAAATTCAAGGAGTCCAAGGAAGCCTACGAGATGTTGTCGGACCCGCAAAAGCGGGCTGCCTACGACCAGCACGGGTTTGCCGGCGTGGATCCCAATATGCGTGGCGGCCCAGGCGGCGACAACATGGGCGGCTTCGGCGAAGCCTTTAGCGACATTTTTGGTGACATGTTTGGTCAGCAGCGTGGACGCGCGGGCGGCGGTGGACGTCAGGTCTTCCGTGGCAGCGATCTGAGCTACGCCATGGAAGTGACGCTGGAAGAAGCGGCCAAAGGCAAAGACGCACAGATTCGCATCCCCAGCTGGGACAACTGCGAGTTGTGTCAGGGCAGCGGCGCCAAGCCTGGCACGCAAGCCAAAACCTGTGGCACCTGTGCCGGCTCCGGTCAAGTCCAGATGCGCCAGGGCTTTTTCAGCGTGCAGCAAACCTGCCCCACTTGCAGAGGCAATGGCAAAGTGATTGCTGAGCCATGTACCGGCTGCCACGGTCAGGGCAAGATCAAGAAGCAAAAAACTCTGGAAGTCAAAATTCCAGCGGGCATTGACGGGGGCATGCGGATTCGCAGTTCCGGCAACGGCGAGCCAGGCACGAATGGCGGTCCTCCCGGTGACCTGTACATTGAAATCCGGCTCAAAAAGCACGATATCTTCGAGCGCGATGGTGATGACATTCATTGCTCCGTGCCCATCAGCATCATCACCGCCTCCTTGGGCGGAGAAATTGATGTGCCAACGCTGGCAGGCAAAGCGGCCATTGATATTCCTGAAGGCACGCAGACTGGCAAGCAGTTCCGCCTGCGTGGCAAGGGCATCAAGGGCGTGCGCGCAAGCTACCCCGGTGACTTGTACTGCCACATCACGGTGGAAACTCCAGTCAAGCTCAGCGAGCACCAGCGCAAATTGCTGAAGGAACTGGACGATTCGCTGAAAAAAGGTGGCGGCAAGCACTCTCCGGGCGGAGACAGCTGGGCCAACCGCCTGAAAAACCTCTTTAGTTGA